The Sphaerisporangium siamense genome includes the window GCCAGAGTGACACCCCCCGCCACCTCGGCATAGTAGCTCGACAGCACAGCGTCGATAATTGCAGAGTGGACAGGAAGGAGCATCGAAGACCTCCTCGAATACTCCCGAGTATGGCGCGTCCGGCGGTTATCTGGCTACCTAGCGCAAGTGGGAATGCCCGATTATGTCCTATCAATCCCGCGCGATATCGGTTCAGGCCTGCCCTTTAGCCTGGAAAGCTCCCACGGGCGCGGTCGGGATCTGTCCCGAGGGCGTCACAGGGCCTGGAGGCCCTTGAGTACCTCGTGGAGGAGGGAAGGGTCGTGGGTCAGAGGGGCGGGGGCCGGGGGGTGGACGGTGAGGAGGTCGCGGGCGTGGAGGTCGGAGAGGAGGAGGCGGACGACGCCGAGGGGGAGGGTCACCTCGGCGGCCAGTTCGACCAGGCGTCTCGGCCTTCGGGCGAGGTCAAGGATGCGGTGGTGCTCCGGGCCGAGCCCGGTCGGCAGGAAGACGTCGGCCGACGGGCGGCCCGCGGCGCGGGTCGCGGGCTCCTCGGGCCAGGCCGCGGCGGCGGTCGTGGTGACGATCGCGAGGAGGTCGAAGTCGGCGGCGGGGGGCGGTGTCCTGCCTCCGGTGAGGGCGTACGGGCGCAGGACCGGGCCGTCGTCGATCCAGTCCATCTCGTCGTCCATGACGATCCGTCCCTTGAGCGCCGGATACTGCCCGTCCATCACGTCATGCCCCTTGGGTGGGTGGTGAGGTGGCGGCCCATGCGGGCGACGAGGTGGGCCATCTCGTAGGCGATGAGGCCGGCGTCCGCCCGCATTCCGCTGAGGACGGCCAGGCAGCTCCCGTCGCCGGCCGCGGAGACGAACAGCAGCGCCGCCTCCATCTCCACGATGGTCTGGCGGACGGCGCCGCCCTCGAAGCGCATGGCGGTGCCTTTGGCGAGGCTCTGGAAGGCGGCCGCGACGGCCGAGAGATGCTCGGCGTCCTCCCGTAGCAGTCCCCCCGAGGCGGCCACGCGCAGG containing:
- a CDS encoding DUF742 domain-containing protein; the encoded protein is MDGQYPALKGRIVMDDEMDWIDDGPVLRPYALTGGRTPPPAADFDLLAIVTTTAAAAWPEEPATRAAGRPSADVFLPTGLGPEHHRILDLARRPRRLVELAAEVTLPLGVVRLLLSDLHARDLLTVHPPAPAPLTHDPSLLHEVLKGLQAL
- a CDS encoding roadblock/LC7 domain-containing protein, coding for MSTELNWLLDDFVARVTDVRHAIILSNDGLRVAASGGLLREDAEHLSAVAAAFQSLAKGTAMRFEGGAVRQTIVEMEAALLFVSAAGDGSCLAVLSGMRADAGLIAYEMAHLVARMGRHLTTHPRGMT